The sequence below is a genomic window from Micromonospora aurantiaca ATCC 27029.
AGATCCTCTCCGGCAGCGAGGTGGACAAGCCGCGCCCGCCGATGTGGGACCAGGACGGCGTGCACGAGATCTACCGGGAGTGGCGGCGGGTGCTCGACTCGTACCCCGGTGAGCGGATCCTGGTCGCCGAGGCGTGGGTGGAGCCGGCCGAGCGCCTGGCCCGGTACGTGCGCCCGGACGAGATGCACCAGGCCTTCAACTTCGAGTACCTGCTGGCCGCGTGGACCGCGCCGGCCCAGTACGCGGTGATCACCCGCTCGCTGGAGGCCACCGACTCCGTCGGCGCGCCCACCACCTGGGTGCTGTCCAACCACGACGTGGTGCGGCACGCCTCCCGGCTCGGGCTCGGCACCGCCGGCGGCCGGGCCAACGGCGTCGGCGTGGACGACCCGCAGCCGGACGCCGCGCTGGGCCTGCGCCGGGCCCGGGCGGCCAGCCTGCTGATGCTCGCGCTGCCCGGCTCCGCCTACCTCTACCAGGGTGAGGAACTGGGGCTGCCGGAGCACACCACGCTGCCCGACGAGGCCCGCCAGGACCCGACCTGGAAGCGCAGCGGGCACACCGAGCGCGGCCGGGACGGCTGCCGGGTGCCGATCCCGTGGGAGGCCGACGCCCCGTCGTACGGCTTCGGGCCGACCGACGCGAGCTGGCTGCCCCAGCCGCCGGTGTGGGCCGAGTACGCGCTGGACCGGCAGCGCGGCGTGCCCGGCTCGACGTACGAGCTGTACCGGACCGCGCTGCGGCTGCGCCGCGAGCACGCGCTGGCCCGGGGCCCGCTGCGGTTCCTGACCTCCGGCGACGAGGTGCTCACGTTCACCAACGGCGACCTCACCGTGCTGACCAACTTCGGTGCCGACCCGGCGCCGTTGCCGGCCGGCGCGCAGGTGCTGGTGTCGAGCGCGCCGCTGGACACCGCCGCGGTCCCCACGGACGTCACGGTCTGGTTCCGGGTGTAAGGAAGGGCCCCTTCTTAACGCCTCCGGTAGAGCAGGGGCCCCTTCTTAACACTCACCGTTAAGAAGGGGCCCTTCCTTCCTCCAGGCGGTCGGCGCGAGCGTGCAGCAGGTCGTGCACCTGCGCGATGTCCCGCGGCGACGTACGCGCGGCCAGCCAGTACATGATCCCGGTCGGGATGAAAAAGAGCTGGAACGCGGCCAGCCCGACCGCGTAGTTCAGCGGCGGCGGGAAGGCCGCCCGCAGCCCGGCGAACGCCACGCCGACCAGCCCGTTGCCCGCCGCCCGGCCCACGCCGTTGACCAGGTTGCCCAGGCTGTAGACGGTGCCCCGGTGCTCGGGCGGGTTGACGTCGGCGATCAGGGCGAACCAGTTCGGCGAGTTCGCCGACGTCAGCGCCAGCGCCACCACGGCGGTGAGCAGGCTCAGCCCCACCGACGGCTCGGTCAGCACGCTTGCGAGCACTGCCGTCACCACCGCGCCGGAACCGGCGCCGTCGGGCACGTCGATGCGGATCGGCACGAAGAACAGGACCAGGTAGAACGGCAGCGCCGCGAGGATGCCGACGGCCGCGACCATGGCCCGGCCGCTCGGCGTACGCCGTTGCAGCGCGTCACCCACCAGACCGCCCACGATGGACAGCACGCCGCCGAGCTGGAACAGGGTGGCGAAGACGCTGCCCACCACCACGGCTGTGGCCGGTGAGTAGCCCTGCGCCTCGGCCCGCTGGCTGAACAGCACCGGCAGCCATACCAGCGAGCCGAACGCGGCCTGGGCGGTCAGCCCCTGCATGATCAGCCAGCGGTTGGTCCGGCGGGCCAGGATCCGGGGCAGGTCGGCACGGCTGATCCGGTAGTCGTACTCGTTCCCGGCGTCGATCGCCCCGGCCAGCTCCGGTTCGCTCTGCCCGCGCCGGATGTCGTAGGTGAACAGGTACGCCACTGTGGCGGCCAGGCCCACGCCGGTCAGCAGCAGGAACGGCCGCCGCCAGTCGGTAGCGCCGAGCACGCCGCCGAGCAGCGTCCCGGCCAGCGTGCCGACGCCCTGGGACAGCCCCCAGAAGCTCATCACCAGGCCCCGGCGGCGCGGTGAGATCAGGTCCGTGACCACCGAGAAGCCGACCGAGCCCACCGCGCCGAGCCCGACCGCGCCGACGAACTGCGCGACCAGGAACGTCGCGTACCCCCCGGCGAGCGCGCTGCCCGCGGTGCCGGCCGCCCAGAGCAGCGTGCCGACCATGAGCAGCGGCTTGCGGTTGGTGCGGTCCCCCACGTAGGCCCAGGCCACCGCCGCCACCGCGCTGACCAGGAAGCTGACGGCGGTGACCAGGCCGAGCATCCGCTGGGGTACGTCGAGGGCGGTGGAGATCGGCCCGTACAGCGGGGGCACCAGGCCGATCGCCACGTTGTCCAGCGAGGCGAGCACCACGAAGACCACGACGCTGTAGAACCGGTGTGCCGTGTTCCCGCGCCGGGAGATCCTCGTGCCCTTCATGCAGGGCAGCCAATCAGGTGCGGGCCGGATCCGGGACACCGCCCCCGGCCGGCGCGCGTGTTAAGAAGGGGCCCCTCCTCTACCGCAGGCGTTAAGAAGGGGCCCTTCCTTACCCCCGGGCGTGGGCGTAGCGCTCGCGGATGGCGGGCACCGCCTCGCCGGTGTACTCCTCGGTGTCGCCGATCGACCAGGCGGGCGGGGTGTCGCCGCCGAGCGCCACCCAGGCGGCCTGCCGGGCCGCGCCGTCGGCCACGTACTCGCCCGGCGGCGGCACCACCACCGGGCGGCCGAAGACCTGCGGCGCGATCCGGCGCACCGCCTCGGACCGGGCGCCGCCGCCGACCAGGATGATCCGGTCGGCGCGGGCACCCTGTGCGATGAGCGCGTCCAGGCCGTCGGCCAGCCCGCAGAGCATGCCCTCCACCGCCGCCCGGGCCAGGTGCGCCGGGGTCGAGGTGCGCAGCGTCAGGCCCTTCAGCTCGCCGGTGGCGTGCGGCCGGTCCGGCGTCCGCTCCCCTTCCAGGTACGGCACCAGCACCAGCCCGTCCGCGCCGGGCGGGGCGGACAGGGCCAGCTCGCCGAGCCGGTCGAGGTCGACGCCGAGCAGCGTCGCGGCGGCGTCCAGCACCCGGGCGGCGTTGAGCGTGCACACGAGCGGCAGGTACCGGCCGGTGGCGTCGGCGAACCCGGCAACCGCGCCGGTGGAGTCGGCGGCCGGCGTGTCCGCCACCGCGAAGACGGTGCCGGAGGTGCCGATCGAGACGACCACGTCGCCCGGAGCGGCCCCGGCGCCGAGCGCCGCGGCGGCGTTGTCCCCGGTCCCCGGCCCGAGGAGCACCGGGCCTCCGGACGGACCGGCCGCGCCGGACGCCGCGCCGCCGCCGAACACGGCCGGGTCGAGGTGCCCGGCCACCTCGGCGGGGCCGAGCACGACCGGCACCTTCGGGCGCCGGCCGAAGGCCCGCTCCAGCAGGTCCAGCCGGTACTCGCCGGTACGCGGCGACCAGTAGCCGGTGCCGCTGGCGTCGCCCCGGTCGGTACGCAGCGCGTCCAGCCCGGGCGCGCCTGCGAGCCGCCAGGTGAGCCAGTCGTGCGGCAGGCAGACGGCGGCGACCCGGTCGGCGTTGTCCGGCTCGTGCCGGGCCAGCCAGCGCAGCTTCGTCGCGGTGAAGCTGGCCACCGGCACCGCGCCGGTCGCCTCGGCCCAGAACCGGCGGCCGGTCTCCCCGCCGCCGGCCTCCTCGACCAGTTCCCGGGCCGCGTCGGCGGAGCGGGTGTCGTTCCACAGCAGCGCCGGGCGGACCACCTCACCGGAGGTGTCCAGGCAGACCATGCCGTGCTGCTGGCCGCCGACCGAGACGGCGGCCACGTCGCCCAGGCCACCGGCCTCGGCGACCGCCGCCTGCAGGGCCTCCCACCAGGCGTACGGGTCGACCTCGGTGCCGGGCGGGTGCGGCGCGCGGCCCTGCCGGACCAGCGCGCCGGTCTCCGCGTCCCGGACGACCACCTTGCAGGACTGGGTCGACGAGTCGACCCCCGCGACGAGCGGCATGGCGGGCCGCCTCAGCGCGCGCCGAGCACGTGCTCGACGGCGAGCTGGTTGAGCCGGACGAAGCCGAAGCCCTTCGCCCCGGCGGCCTCCGGGTCGAACTCCTCGAACGCGGTCCGGTCGGCCAGCAGCTCGCGGTAGCCCTCACCGGGGTTGAGCGTCGGGGTGGCCAGCTCGGCCACCCGGGCGGCGGCGAGCGCCTCGACCACCTCCGGGTCGGCGCGGAACGCCGCGGCCCGCTCCTTGAGCAGCAGGTACGTCCGCATGTTCGCCTCGGCGGAGGCCCACACGCCGGTCATGTCCTCGGTGCGGGACGGCTTGTAGTCGAAGTGGCGCGGGCCGTCGTAGGCCGGGCCGCCGTTCGGGCCGCCGTGCTCCAGCAGGTCGACCAGGGCGAACGCGTTGAGCAGGTCGCCGTGGCCGAAGACCAGGTCCTGGTCGTACTTGATGCCGCGCTGGCCGTTGAGGTCGATGTGGAACAGCTTGCCCTGCCAGAGCGCCTGGGCGATGCCGTGGGCGAAGTTCAGCCCGGCCATCTGCTCGTGCCCGACCTCCGGGTTGAGCCCGACCATCTCCGGGCGGGCCAGCGTGGAGATGAACCCGAGCGCGTGGCCGACCGTGGGCAGCAGGATGTCGCCGCGCGGCTCGTTCGGCTTGGGCTCCAGGGCGAAGCGCAGGTCGTAGCCGTTGTCGACGACGTACTCGCAGAGCAGGTCGACGGCTTCGCGGTAGCGGTCCAGCGCGGCCTGGACGTCCTTCGCGACGTCGTACTCGGCGCCCTCCCGGCCGCCCCACATGACGAACGTCTTCGCGCCCATCTCGGCGGCCAGGTCGATGTTGCGCAGCACCTTGCGCAGCGCGTACCGGCGGACGTCGCGGTCGTTGCTGGTGAAGCCGCCGTCCTTGAACACCGGGTGGTTGAACAGGTTGGTGGTGACCATCGGCACGACCAGGCCGGTCTCGTCGAGGGCCTTGCGGAAGCGGCTCAGCCGGGCGTCGCGGGTGGCGGCGTCCGCGCCGAACGGGACCAGGTCGTCGTCGTGGAAGGTGATGCCGTACGCGCCCAGCTCGGCGAGCCGGTGCACCGCCTCGACGGCGTCCAGCTCGGGCCGGGTGGCGTCACCGAACGGGTCACGGGCCGGCCAGCCCACCGTCCAGAGACCGAAGGAGAACTTGTCCGCGGGGGTGGGGCGGGGTGCCATGGCAGACCTCCAGGTGGTGGTGTCGTCCGCGATTTGTTCAGCGGTTGAATTAAATGGCGGCGATGTGGCAGTGTCAAGAGGTGACAAGCGCCAGCACCGCCGGGGCGGTCCGGCAGGGCAGCCTGCGCGAGTTGAACCTCGCAGTGGTGCTGCGGCGGATCGCCGCCGCCGACCGGCCGCCCTCGCGCGCCGGGATCGCCGCCGACACCGGCCTGACCCGGGCCACCGTCTCCGCCGTCGTGGACGACCTGATCGCCGGCCGGCTGGTCGCCGAGGCGGAGCCGGAGCCGCGTACCGGTGCGGGCCGTCCCGCCCGGGGCCTGGTGCTCGCCTCCGACGGCCCGGCCGGGCTCGGCCTGGAGGTGAACGTCGACTACCTGGCGGCCTGCGTCGTCGACCTGACCGGCACGGTCCGGCACCACCTGGTCCGCCGCGCCGACCTGCGCCCGGTCTCCCCCGCCGACGCGCTCGCCCGGCTCGCCGCGCTCGCCGCCGAGGCGCGCGCTGCCGCCGTACGCGACGGGCTGACCTTGGCCGGCGCGGCGCTCGCCGTGCCGGGCCTGGTGGGCGACGGCGGCCTGGTCCGGCTCGCGCCGAACCTGGGCTGGCGGGACGTGGACGTGCCGGCGCTGCTGGCCGGGCACCCGCTGGCCGAGCCGGTCGACGGGGTGCCGCCGCTGGTGGTCGACAACGAGGCGAACCTGGCCGCGCTCGGCGAGCTGTACGCCGGCCCGCCCGGCCCGCGCAGCTTCCTGCACGTCACCGGCGAGATCGGCATCGGCGCCGGGATCGTGCTCGACGGCGCGCTCTACCGGGGCGCGCGCGGCTGGAGCGGAGAGATCGGTCACTTCCCGGTGCAGCCGCAGGGGCGGCCGTGCCGCTGCGGCGGCCAGGGCTGCCTGGAGCGGTACGCGGGCCAGGAGGCGATCCTGGCCGCCGCCGGGCTGCCCGGCGCGGAACTGCCGGCTGATACCGCCGCCACCCGGCTCGCCGACCTGGCCGAGGCCGGTGACCCGGCCACGCTGACCGCCCTGACCGACGCCGGCACCGCCCTCGGGGTGGCGGTGGCGGGCGTGGTGAACCTGCTGGATCTGGACACGGTGGTGCTCGGGGGCGGATACGCCCGGCTCGCGCCCTGGCTGCGGCCGACTGTGGAGGCGGAGGTCTCCCGCCGGGTGCTCACCGCCGGGTGGGCGCCGGTCACTGTGCGGCCGGCCGTGCTCGGCGCGCAGTCCGCGGCGGTCGGCGGCGCCGGGTCGGTGGTCCGCCGGATCGTCGACCGGCCGGTGGGCTGGCTGGCCCGGACCACCTGACCCGGGATGATCCTCGACGGGCATTCCGTGCCTGCGCTCGGTACGCTTGCCGCCGGGCAACAAGTCCGCCGAGCGAGGGGTGCACCGACAGCATGCGCAGGGGTCGACCGACCGAAGCGCCCGGCCACCGGAGGTGACCGCCGCGCGCCGGGGCGGTGTCGCGGGGCCGGTCAGCGGCGGTGGACACGCCTCGCGGAGACGGCCCCGGCGGGTTGCCGAGGCCGCGCTACCGGCTGACGACCGTCTGGCCCGGGAGCTGCTGGACGGGCTCGCCGAGGCCGTCGTGACGGTCGACCACGCAGGCGTGGTGACGCTCGTCAACGCGATGGCCGCCGACCTGCTCCCCGAGGTGGCGCCCGGCGTCGACCTGGCCGCGTGCCGGGTACCGGCGCTGGCCGACGCGGCCGCCGCCGGATCGGACGCGTTCGAGACCGAACACCACGGCCGGCGGCTGCGCGGCCTGCGGCGTCCCCTTGCCGACGACCGCAGCGCCTGGTACGTGCGGGACGTCACCGAGGAACACGCGCGCACCGACGCGCTGCTGGCCGAACGGTCGCGCACCGCGTTCCTCGCCGAGGCGGGCAGCCGGCTCGGGCTGTCCCTGCACCGCGAGCAGACGCTGCGTACCGCCGTGACGCTGCCGGTGCCCTACCTGGCCGACGCGGCAGTCGTGGTGCACCGCCCGCCTCCGCCCGCCGAGGACCAGCCGCACTGGATCCGGTACGCCACCGGCGATCCCGGCCCGGTCACCGGCCTGGCCGGCTGGCACACGGTGGAGTCCGTCCCCGGCCTGGTCGAGGCGCTCGAAGGCGACCTCACCGAACCGAGTCCCTGGCTGGACGCCGAGCTGGCCGACCTGGCCGAGGTGCTGCCCGCCGGGTTCGGCCGCCCGGGCACCGTGTTGATCAGCCCGATGCCCAGCGCGGGCGGTCCGGCCGGCGCGCTGGTGCTGGCCCGCCGCCGGGAGCGGCCCGGTTTCGACAAGCGGGAGATCGGCCTGGCCCGGGAGTTCGCCGGCCGGGCCGGTGCCGCGCTGGCCGCAGCCGAGCTGTACGGCGAGCAGGCGCACCTGGCCCGGGTGCTCCAGAACAGCCTGCTCCCGCCGGCGCTGCCCCGCCTGCCCGGGATGACGCTCGCCGGCGGTTACCGCGCCGCCGGGGACAGCCTGCGCATCGGCGGCGACTTCTACGACCTGTTCCCCACCGGCGACGGCGGCCTGTTCGCGCTCGGCGACGTCTGCGGCAAGGGCGTCGGTGCGGCCGTGCTGACCGGCCGGGTCCGCCAGTCACTGCAGACCCTGCGCCTGGTCGAGCAGCGTCCCCGGGAACTGCTGGAGCTGCTCAACCGGGCGCTGCTGGACGCTCCCGACGCGGCCCGCCGGGCCCAGTTCACCACGCTCCTGCTCGGCGCGCTGCGCCGTGAGCCGGACGGCGGGCTGCTGATCCGGGTGGCGGGTGGCGGGCACCCCGCTCCGCTCGTCGTCCGTGCCGGCGGCGGCGTCGAGACGATCCGGGTCGGCGGCATGCCGGTGGGCGCGCTCACCGACGCCCGGTTCGCCGACGCAGAGGTCCGGCTGGCCCCGGGTGACCTGCTGCTGGCGTACACCGACGGGGTGACCGAGGCCCGGGGCGGCCCGACCGAGCCGGCCATGTTCGGCGACGCCCGGTTGCGTCAGGCGCTCGCCACCGGCACCGGGCTTCCGCCCGCCGCGCTCGTGGACCGGGTGCTCCAGCTCGTCGACGAGTGGCTGGACGGGCAACCCCACGACGACATCGCCATGCTCGCCGTGGCGGCCGGGTGACACCACCGCCGCCCGACCGCCCCACCCCCGCGGCCGGGCGCCGGATCGGGCCGGAGACGCTCGCCGCGTACCTCGACCACCTGGACGCCGCCGACCGGTCCGGCGCTGTGGCGCTGGCGCGCGGCCTGCTGGCGGACGGCTTCTCGGTCGCGGACGTCCTGGTCGACCTGGTCGCGGTGGCGCAGCGGGAGGTCGGTCGGCGCTGGCTCACCGGCTCGTGGAGCGTCGCCCAGGAGCACGCCGCCACTCACGTCAGCGAGCAGGTGGTGGACGCGCTGGGCGCGACGGTCGGCCCACCGCGACGCGGGCACGTGGTGATGGCCTGCGTGGAGGGCGAGTGGCACGCGCTGGCCGCCCGCATCGTCACCGAGGTGGTCCGGGCGGCCGGCTGGCGGGTGACGTTCCTCGGTGCCAGCGTGCCGGCCCGGCATCTGGTCTCGTACCTGCACCAGACCGGCCCGGACGCGGTGCTGCTGAGCTGCGTGCAGCCGAACCGGCTGGTCCGGGCGGCGCGGATGGTGGAGGCCAGCCGCGCGGCCGGTGTGCCGGTGCTCGCCGGTGGTCCCGGCTTCGGCCCGGACGGCCGGTGGGCCACCGCGATCGGCGCGGCGGGCTGGGGCGCCAGCGCCCGGGACGCGGTGGCGCTGCTGGAACGGCCGTTGTCGGCCGCGCACACCGGGTCGCCGCCGCCCCCGCCCGACGACGCGTACGTGGCGGTACTGCACCGGCGGCGTGAGCTGGTCGGGCTCGCGCTCGCCGCGGTGGACCCGCCGCAGGAGAGCGCCGAGGAGGTCGCCGCCGGCATCGCGCACCTGGTGGACGCGCTGATCGCGGCCGTGCGGGTGGACGACGACCGGCTGCTGCGCGACTTCGTCGGGTGGCAGGAGGAGGCGCTGACCTCCCGGGGCGGCCGGGCGCTGCTGGACGAGGTGCTCGGCACGCTGGAACGGGCGCTCACCGAGCATCCCCGGGTGGCGGCCCGGCTGCGGGCCGCCCGCGAAGCCGCGCCGGACGGCCGTTCAGGCTGAGTCAGGCGGTACGGGCCACCGGCGGCTCACCGGACGGCCGGGCGGGGTCGCCGATCCGTTCCCCGGACGGTTGCAGCATCGGCCAGCCCTCCGCCACCGGGGCCTCGCCTCGCCGGCCCACCTCGTCGAACTCGCGCATGCCGCGTACCAGCGCGGCCCGGCCCTCCGGGCTCATCCCGGCGAGGATCCGCTCCAGCCGGTGCCGCCGGTCGGCACGCAGCTCGGCGAGGAGCCGGAGGGCGGCGGGCGTGAGGTGCAGCGAGATCTCCCGCCGGTCGTAGCGGCCCGGCTCGCGTTCCAGCATCCCGGCCGCGACGAGCCGGTCGCACAGCCGGCTGGCGGAGGAGAGCAACATGTCGGTGAGGGTGGCGAGCCGGCGGAGGTTGATGCCGTCATACTGCTCGACGACCATGATCGCGCGTAGCTGGGCACTCGACAGCCGGCTGGTGGTGCGCTCCCGGGCCGCCTCCCAGACGGCGAGCAAGGTGCCTGCCGCCTCGTCCAGTGCGGCGGACATACTCGTTTCAGGTTCCCGGGGACTGCGCTCTTCGGTCATGGTGGCCCGAGACTACTCCCCGGATCTGCCCGGCGACCTGTGCAAAGGAGCAAAGATGAGCGGAGCGGAGGGCCGCGCGCGCCGGGTCCTGACCGAGGCGCCGACGGATCTCATCGTGGACCGGCTCGCCGCCGAGCTGGCGCGCACGTACGGCGTCGCCCGCACCGAGCTGTACCAGGTCGACTACCGGCTCGCCGAGCTGCTGCCGCTGGATGACGGCCCGTCGGTCACCGGCCCCGGCCACCCGGCCTGGCGCGCCTTCGACCACCAGGAGCCGGTGATCGCCGACGGCGTCGGCTGGTTCCCGGTGGGCATGCGCGGCGAACGCCGGGGCGTGCTGAAGGTCTCGCCGGTACCCGCCGACCCGCACGCCCGCCGGGAGCTGGACACCATCGCCACTGTGCTCGGGCACGAGCTGAGCGCGGTCACGGCGACCACCGACATCTACCGCACCGCCCGGCGCAGCCGGCGGCTCACGCTGGCCGCCGAGATGCAGTGGGAGCTGCTGCCCGGGCGCAGCCGGATCCGGCCGTCGTTCAGCCTGGCCGGGCAGTTGGAGCCGGCGTACGCGGTGCGCGGGGACAGCTTCGACTGGTCCGACGACGGTCACCGGCTCTGGCTGGCGGTGCTGAACGGCTACGGCGAGGGGGTTGCGGCGGCGCTGCTCGCCTCGCTGGCCACGTACGCGCTGCGCAACGCGCGCCGGGCCGGGCTCGACCTGGCCGACCAGGCGGCGCTGGCCGACCAGGCGATCTACGCCCAGCACCGGGGCGAACAGCACGTCTCCGTGCTCCTGATCGAGCTGGACCTGGCCACCGGCGAGATGACTGTGGTCGACGCCGGTTCGCCGCGGCTGCTGCGGCTGCGGGCCGGTGAGGTGACCGAGCAGGAGCTGGACAAGCAGTTCCCGCTCGGCATGTTCGAGGGCACCGACTACCGCCCGCAGCGGTTCCGGCTGGAGCGCGAGGACCGGCTCTTCGTGGTCAGCGACGGCGTGATCGACGCCACCACCGAGCAGGTGCGCTACGGCGAGGTGGCGCTGGACCGGTTCCTGCGCCGGACCGGCCCGATGGAGCCGCTGGACGCGGTCCGGTCGCTGATCGGCGACCTGCGGGCCTTCGTCGCCGGTGACCTGGTGGACGACGCGGTGGTGGTCTGCCTGGACTGGCTCGGGCCGCAGCCCTGACCCGCCCCCCTCAGTACGCGCCGCGGCTGTTGAGCACCGCGCCGAACGTCTTCCAGAGGATGGTCAGGTCCGCGGCCAGCGACCAGTTCTCCACGTAGTAGAGGTCCAGCCGGATGCCGTCCTCCCAGCTCAGGTCCGACCGGCCGCTGACCTGCCAGAGGCCGGTCATGCCGGGCTTGACCAGCAGCCGGCGTGCCACGTCGCCGTCGTAGCGGGCAACCTCGGACGGCAGCGGCGGGCGCGGACCGACCAGGCTCATCTGGCCGAGCAGCACGTTGGCGAGCTGGGGCAGCTCGTCCAGCGACCACTTGCGCAGCAGCCGGCCGACCCGGGTGACGCGCGGGTCGTCGCGCATCTTGAACATCAGGCCGTCGGTCTCGTTGCGCGCGGCCAGCTCGGCGAGCAGGGCGTCGGCGTTGACCACCATGGTGCGGAACTTGAAGACGCCGAACTCCTCGCCGCCCTGGCCGACCCGGGTCTGCCGGAACAGCACCGGGCCGCGGCTGTCGATCTTGATAGCCAGCGCGATCACGATCAGCAGCGGCGCCAGGACGAGCAGGGCGATCAGCGAGAGGGACCGGTCGACGAAGCCCTTGACCAGCTTGCGGGCGCCGCGGAACTCGGGCGCCTCGACGTGGATCAGCGGCAGGCCGGCGACCGGACGGGTGTGGATGCGGGGGCCGGCCACGTCGGTGAGCGCCGGCGCCACCACCAGGTCGACGCCGGTGCCCTCCAGCTGCCAGCCGAGGCGGCGCAACCGGGTCGCGGTCAGCTCGCCCGAGGCGGTGACCGCCACCGTGTCGGCGCCGATCGCGGTGGCGGCCTCCGGGATGCCCCGGAAGCTGCCAACCACCGGCACGTCGCCCAGCCGCTGCGGCACCGGGGCGAGCAGCGCGTCCGGGATGCACGCGCCGACCACCTGGTAGCCGGCGTACGGCTCCCGGCGCAGCGTGTGCACCAGCTCCAGCACGTGCGCGGTGTCGCCCACCACGAGCACCTTGCGGGACCAGCCGGCGCCCCGGTCGCGGGCCCGGTGCAGCCGCTTGCGGGCCGCAAACCGCGCCACCTCCAGGCCGATCGTGCCGACCGCGAAGGAGATGGCCAGGAAACCCCGGGAGACGCCGACGTCGGCGATGTACCCGGCGATGGCGATGCCGCCGGCGAGTCGCATGCTGGCCGCGCTGACCCGGCGGTACTCGTCGGCGCCGTAGCCGAGCACCTGGTCGTCGTAGCAGCGCATCGCCTTGAGCGAGACGAGCCAGACCAGCAGGAGCGCCGGGGCGACCACCACGTACGGGATCTCGGACCCGGTCGGTTCCTCGTCGCCGAACCGGGCCAGGTAACCGACCAGGATGGCCACGGCGAGCACGGCGGTGTCCAGCACCACCAGGACCCGGATGTAGGCCCGCTCCGCGGCTCGTGTCGTCTTGCCGGGGCGTTCACCACCGGGTCGCGACGACGTGGCAGGGGTCAACAGCGTCGCCGAGGTCACCGGCCCTCCCCACTTCGCTCAGGACCGCCCCGTCGCCGCCCGGCTCCGGTGTGGAGCCCGCGGTCGAGGCACCCGGTCATCATGCCTGGACAATTATGGTTACCGATTGATTCGGACGCATTACCGTCAGTTCTCATCCCGTGTCTTGACCCGGGAAGCCTTCCGCCGTACCGGATTTCCGGTACGGCGGAAGAGTAGCGCTGAGCTTCAGGTCAGCGGGGGGCGGGCGGCCGCAGCGCGATCGCCCGGAGGAAGATCTCGCCGATCTTGCTGGGGTCGGTGGTGACGAAGGCGCCACCGCCGGTGACCTTGGTGATCGACTCCAGCTCGGCCCGGTTCACCTCGGTGCCGATGCCGATGATGATGACCTGGACCGGCTGCTCGTCGTCCTTCAGCTTGTTCAGCTGGTCCAGCAGCGCCTTCTGCGAGATGCCGTCGTCGTCCTCGTTCTTGCCGTCGGTGAACAGCACGATCGAGTTGACCTTGCCCGGCTCCCAGTCCTGCTGCACCTTCTTGTACGCCGCGAGCATGGTGTCGTACAGGCCGGTGTTGCCGCTGGAGGGCTTGATCGAGGCCAGGCCGCGCTGGAGCGAGCCCCGGTTGCTGGACAGAGGCTTTATTCCGACCAGCTCGCTCCAGTCCTGCGAGCCCTGGAGGTTGGTGGAGAACGTC
It includes:
- a CDS encoding ROK family protein; the protein is MAAMWQCQEVTSASTAGAVRQGSLRELNLAVVLRRIAAADRPPSRAGIAADTGLTRATVSAVVDDLIAGRLVAEAEPEPRTGAGRPARGLVLASDGPAGLGLEVNVDYLAACVVDLTGTVRHHLVRRADLRPVSPADALARLAALAAEARAAAVRDGLTLAGAALAVPGLVGDGGLVRLAPNLGWRDVDVPALLAGHPLAEPVDGVPPLVVDNEANLAALGELYAGPPGPRSFLHVTGEIGIGAGIVLDGALYRGARGWSGEIGHFPVQPQGRPCRCGGQGCLERYAGQEAILAAAGLPGAELPADTAATRLADLAEAGDPATLTALTDAGTALGVAVAGVVNLLDLDTVVLGGGYARLAPWLRPTVEAEVSRRVLTAGWAPVTVRPAVLGAQSAAVGGAGSVVRRIVDRPVGWLARTT
- the xylB gene encoding xylulokinase yields the protein MPLVAGVDSSTQSCKVVVRDAETGALVRQGRAPHPPGTEVDPYAWWEALQAAVAEAGGLGDVAAVSVGGQQHGMVCLDTSGEVVRPALLWNDTRSADAARELVEEAGGGETGRRFWAEATGAVPVASFTATKLRWLARHEPDNADRVAAVCLPHDWLTWRLAGAPGLDALRTDRGDASGTGYWSPRTGEYRLDLLERAFGRRPKVPVVLGPAEVAGHLDPAVFGGGAASGAAGPSGGPVLLGPGTGDNAAAALGAGAAPGDVVVSIGTSGTVFAVADTPAADSTGAVAGFADATGRYLPLVCTLNAARVLDAAATLLGVDLDRLGELALSAPPGADGLVLVPYLEGERTPDRPHATGELKGLTLRTSTPAHLARAAVEGMLCGLADGLDALIAQGARADRIILVGGGARSEAVRRIAPQVFGRPVVVPPPGEYVADGAARQAAWVALGGDTPPAWSIGDTEEYTGEAVPAIRERYAHARG
- the xylA gene encoding xylose isomerase, which translates into the protein MAPRPTPADKFSFGLWTVGWPARDPFGDATRPELDAVEAVHRLAELGAYGITFHDDDLVPFGADAATRDARLSRFRKALDETGLVVPMVTTNLFNHPVFKDGGFTSNDRDVRRYALRKVLRNIDLAAEMGAKTFVMWGGREGAEYDVAKDVQAALDRYREAVDLLCEYVVDNGYDLRFALEPKPNEPRGDILLPTVGHALGFISTLARPEMVGLNPEVGHEQMAGLNFAHGIAQALWQGKLFHIDLNGQRGIKYDQDLVFGHGDLLNAFALVDLLEHGGPNGGPAYDGPRHFDYKPSRTEDMTGVWASAEANMRTYLLLKERAAAFRADPEVVEALAAARVAELATPTLNPGEGYRELLADRTAFEEFDPEAAGAKGFGFVRLNQLAVEHVLGAR
- a CDS encoding glycoside hydrolase family 13 protein — its product is MNTDATQQAPGTGWWTEAVIYQVYPRSFADSDGDGIGDLPGITSRLDHLAELGVDALWLSPFYPSPQADAGYDVSDYRDVDPLFGTLADADKLIAEAKARGLRVIVDLVPNHTSSAHRWFTAAVAAAPGSPERQRYVIRDGRGPDGAEAPNDWVSVFGGPAWTRLPDGQWYLHLFDSGQPDLNWDNPEVREEFLDVLRFWLDRGVDGFRVDVAHGLIKQADLADWQEPQEILSGSEVDKPRPPMWDQDGVHEIYREWRRVLDSYPGERILVAEAWVEPAERLARYVRPDEMHQAFNFEYLLAAWTAPAQYAVITRSLEATDSVGAPTTWVLSNHDVVRHASRLGLGTAGGRANGVGVDDPQPDAALGLRRARAASLLMLALPGSAYLYQGEELGLPEHTTLPDEARQDPTWKRSGHTERGRDGCRVPIPWEADAPSYGFGPTDASWLPQPPVWAEYALDRQRGVPGSTYELYRTALRLRREHALARGPLRFLTSGDEVLTFTNGDLTVLTNFGADPAPLPAGAQVLVSSAPLDTAAVPTDVTVWFRV
- a CDS encoding MFS transporter produces the protein MKGTRISRRGNTAHRFYSVVVFVVLASLDNVAIGLVPPLYGPISTALDVPQRMLGLVTAVSFLVSAVAAVAWAYVGDRTNRKPLLMVGTLLWAAGTAGSALAGGYATFLVAQFVGAVGLGAVGSVGFSVVTDLISPRRRGLVMSFWGLSQGVGTLAGTLLGGVLGATDWRRPFLLLTGVGLAATVAYLFTYDIRRGQSEPELAGAIDAGNEYDYRISRADLPRILARRTNRWLIMQGLTAQAAFGSLVWLPVLFSQRAEAQGYSPATAVVVGSVFATLFQLGGVLSIVGGLVGDALQRRTPSGRAMVAAVGILAALPFYLVLFFVPIRIDVPDGAGSGAVVTAVLASVLTEPSVGLSLLTAVVALALTSANSPNWFALIADVNPPEHRGTVYSLGNLVNGVGRAAGNGLVGVAFAGLRAAFPPPLNYAVGLAAFQLFFIPTGIMYWLAARTSPRDIAQVHDLLHARADRLEEGRAPS